In Paracoccaceae bacterium Fryx2, a single genomic region encodes these proteins:
- a CDS encoding SDR family oxidoreductase, whose protein sequence is MAVQGRALVTGAGRRLGRAMAIYLAGRGHDVAVHYAGSESGAAEVVAEIDAMGRHAIALQADLLDEDDTAGLIARSAQGLGGPLTVLVNNASIFEYDSIATATRQSWDRHIGSNLRAPFVLTQGFAAQAPDPLPDAGGEPVAQALVVNMIDQRVLKLTPEFMTYTLAKMGLWALTQTAAQALAPRIRVNAIGPGPTLQGERQSADHFARQRAACLLERGANASDVTAALGYFLDAPAVTGQLLCVDGGQHLAWKTTDVLGLE, encoded by the coding sequence ATGGCGGTGCAGGGGAGGGCGCTGGTCACCGGCGCAGGCAGAAGGCTGGGCCGGGCGATGGCGATCTATCTCGCCGGGCGCGGGCATGACGTGGCCGTCCACTATGCCGGTTCGGAAAGTGGGGCCGCCGAGGTGGTGGCCGAGATTGACGCAATGGGCCGCCACGCCATCGCCCTTCAGGCCGACCTCCTGGACGAGGACGATACCGCCGGGCTGATCGCCCGCTCAGCGCAGGGTCTTGGGGGGCCACTGACCGTGCTGGTCAACAACGCCTCCATCTTCGAATATGACTCCATCGCCACCGCCACCCGCCAAAGCTGGGATCGCCACATCGGCTCCAACCTGCGTGCGCCCTTCGTGCTGACCCAGGGCTTCGCCGCTCAGGCCCCCGACCCGCTGCCCGACGCGGGCGGCGAGCCCGTGGCGCAGGCGCTGGTGGTCAACATGATCGACCAGCGCGTGCTGAAGCTGACCCCCGAGTTCATGACCTACACACTGGCCAAGATGGGCCTCTGGGCCCTTACCCAAACCGCTGCCCAGGCTCTCGCCCCCCGGATTCGCGTCAACGCCATCGGCCCCGGCCCGACCCTGCAGGGCGAGCGCCAAAGTGCCGACCACTTCGCCCGCCAGCGCGCCGCCTGCCTGCTGGAACGCGGCGCAAACGCTTCTGATGTGACTGCGGCGCTTGGGTATTTCCTGGATGCGCCCGCCGTGACGGGCCAGCTGCTCTGTGTCGATGGCGGTCAGCACCTGGCCTGGAAAACCACAGATGTGCTGGGGCTTGAGTGA